The following are from one region of the Nostoc cf. commune SO-36 genome:
- a CDS encoding ATP-binding cassette domain-containing protein, with protein sequence MLSRMGGDLSGGQQQQLAIARALMGEPQLLVLDEPTEGIQPSIILEIEAAVRRIVETTGISVLLVEQHLHFVRQADYYYAMQKGGIVASGSTTELSQDVIQRFLAV encoded by the coding sequence ATGCTTTCGCGGATGGGTGGTGATTTAAGTGGTGGACAGCAACAACAATTAGCGATCGCACGTGCTTTAATGGGAGAACCTCAATTACTCGTATTGGATGAACCCACTGAAGGTATTCAACCCTCAATCATCCTCGAAATTGAAGCCGCAGTCCGTCGCATCGTCGAAACCACAGGCATTTCGGTTTTATTGGTAGAGCAACATTTACACTTTGTCCGTCAAGCTGATTACTACTACGCCATGCAAAAAGGTGGTATTGTCGCCTCCGGTTCCACAACCGAACTCAGCCAAGATGTGATTCAACGCTTTTTAGCTGTTTAA